TACGTATATCGCCTTGCCAGGTTGTCGCATATTATGTTAACTTCATACAGAAACTTGTATGTTTTAAAGGTGAACCTTTCATAGATGTAGATGcggtttgttgttgttttttttttgttttttttttcccctctCTTATTCACACGTGTGGAGTAAGTGTGTTTTGTGTGGCGTGTTATCATCTGGGTGTTACATGTAATTCTCCCTTTAGAAATATCAAATCAGATCAAAACAATACCTGTCCGAAAAATGATAATATCAATTTCGACAGGTGTCATAATAGTATGCAATTACCGATAATAATTAAACTGGTAATAGCAATCATTAAGATGACATGTTTTTCTTAGTGTGCGTGATCGTCGTGAACACAAGCCCAGGTAGGATTGAAAGTTGGCGGATTGTACATGCTTGAGGGCCAATGAAGGATTGTGGATAGCGTCCAATCAGAAACGTGTTTACATATCCTGTGCCCAATCGTGGCCATGATCTGTAACGGAGCGGGGAGCACAAAAATAGCTCTCTGAGTGCAGTTTTCATTCTACCGTTGAACTTCGACTGGTAAACATCAGAAATGGCTCGTACAAAGCAGACCGCCCGTAAATCCACTGGAGGCAAGGCCCCACGTAAACAGTTGGCTACCAAGGCCGCCCGTAAGAGCGCCCCAGCCACCGGAGGAGTAAAGAAACCTCACAGGTACAGGCCAGGAACAGTCGCTCTCCGTGAAATCCGTAGGTACCAGAAGAGCACCGAGCTCCTCATCAGGAAACTGCCATTCCAGCGTCTCGTCCGTGAAATCGCCCAGGATTTCAAGACCGACCTGAGGTTCCAGAGCTCTGCTGTTATGGCTCTTCAGGAGGCTAGCGAAGCTTACTTGGTCGGACTTTTCGAGGACACCAACCTGTGCGCCATCCACGCCAAGCGTGTCACCATCATGCCCAAGGATATCCAGCTGGCTCGCCGTATCCGCGGAGAACGTGCTTAAGCAGTACATCTGTACACTACTTCccaaaacggcccttttcagggccaCCAAAATTCCAAAAAAGTTCCACTTGCTCTCGAATTTACgctatcatacatacatacatacatacatacatacttactTACAATCAGATGGAAGTATAACCATCAACTTTATTATAGGAAttaaattcaatacaatattggAATTTTTAAATAGTAATATTATTACGATTGTGATTGGATAGATCAACAATTAAAACACGGAATTAGCATGTTTGCATAACACTAACAAATTACTGGTCAATTAATAAACAGATCGAGAGTCAACAACACAACTTGTAAGAAAACATCTGTATGACCTGGTATTAAAGTTTAGTGACATAATTTCTCGATTTACAAGTATATGACTTAATTTGCTAGGGTAACTTGCGATGCTTTACATGGATATGATGCGTTTGTGAGATATTATAGTGATTTGGAAGCGAGTATTTGTACATGAGTTTATTATTGGTGTTGGTTTTAAGAATATGAGTTGTATGTATTGCGAGGAAAAGTGGTAATAATTGAATAAtgaagcatatatatatgtaaataaatgataataaaaaaaaaaaaaagtaaataataatagGGGTTGGATGGGATTGTGTAGTGGATTACGGTTTAAGGtatgggggtggggtggggcgGGGATTATGGTTTGTGTTGGACGTGGGATTGGTTATCCGGCCGAGCGGAGCGAGGCCCGAAATTTTTGGGggtacatttttcatttttcaggaGTTAAAATTTTTCCGGAAATTCATTTCCATGCGCAGATACCATTACTTACTTCAAACTGCTTTATTTTACGTTTTTACAGCTTAATAGTGCACTATACggtttcatacatgtatttagcgCTTGATAAACTTATATACATTTCCATACATACACTTACACCGTTTAAAACTGATATACAGCTTTATACAATGCATTTACAGCTACAACAAACTTATATAcaacatgatacatgtacatacagaaGAATTAACTCATATACAGCCACCTACATTCAGTTAATGCTTAATATAATTCATACATGTTCTCGGCGATAAGTATAATCTAATAAAACTGAATAACTGATGGAATGCATTCAAATTGGTTACAAAATAACTATCTTGATAACAGTGAATATAGTTAAATGAATGCAGATTccacaaaatacaataacacATGAATTGAAAATTCTGTTAATTACACATATCATCCATTGACAATGCCAGATAATTCCTAattacattatatcattgttttctttaacaTTTCATGTCAAGTTTTAGTGCTTTAGTCGTATGTTTGATTACATTTCAGTTTTCTACTATTCACAGGTGCTATGTACACATGTGTCACTTTGCCTACAACACCACTATACAGTGTGTATGCCTGGCCGGGAATTATGACCAATGAAAACCGCGCTTACAAAAACGCACAGGTCTTCTCACACGGCCTAGACTTTGCTATAAAGACCTGGTCTGTGTGTGCCGAGTCATTTCAGTCACTGCTCGCAGTCTGTAAACATGTCTGGAAGAGGTAAAGGAGGAAAGGGACTCGGAAAGGGAGGTGCCAAGAGGCACAGGAAGGTGTTGCGTGATAACATCCAGGGTATCACCAAGCCCGCAATCCGTCGTCTGGCTCGACGAGGTGGTGTCAAACGTATCTCTGGACTCATCTACGAAGAGACCCGTGGTGTCCTTAAGGTTTTCCTTGAGAACGTCATCAGGGACGCTGTCACATACACCGAGCACGCCAAGAGGAAGACTGTCACAGCTATGGATGTTGTGTACGCTCTGAAGAGGCAAGGACGTACTCTGTACGGATTTGGCGGTTAAACCCAGAACGAACCCTgtcaacaaacaacacaaacggCCCTTTTTAGGGCCACCAAACTTCTCAAAAAGCTTCAATATCACTCGAAAATACGCAatctttgtttgtttctttattacaatttgtatttatgtACAACTGTAACTATTCAATTCTCATAAACACAAACAACTCACATGGGGTGATTAATAAAGACTACATCAATTACATTGTACTCGCAACACAGGAACAAGTAATTCAATAACAACCAATtgtataattaaattttatttatttccatcGCTATGTCACCAgtattaaaaacataaatgctGATCttatactactactactactactactactactactaccaccacacGGAGACTAGATATCGACAAAATTAATATCGTACACATACGCATAAAGATACACGTATACGTACCgcaatatacaataacattacattacattggTCATCGCAATACACACGGACAAGTAACACCAGTAAACTCCACACACGTTTGCAGTACATTTCCATTTATCAATAGATATTGTCCAACTACAGTTTTATCCACTCAATTAAAATCATGATCAAGACATGTTTCATTTCCGTATGTTTATGCATTATGCTttgattgatacatacatgtatacacacaatatacattacAACACACAACTCATATCACACATATATTCGTTTATTTTACACACACATACTTAACTAATTCATACCCTTTTAACTTATGATGAATTGAAACATAACACAAAACTAAGAACTAAGTAATTGCGTTTTTTCGAGTGTTCATTGGGACTTTTTGAGGAGTTTGGGtggccctgaaaagggccgtttgTGTTTGTAGTAGTAAACTTTTCAGGAGTTTACTTGGAGCTGGTGTACTTGGTGACAGCTTTGGTTCCCTCACTGACAGCGTGCTTGGCCAATTCACCGGGCAGAAGGAGACGGACAGCGGTCTGGATCTCCCGACTGGTGATGGTGGACCTCTTGTTGTAGTGAGCGAGACGGGAAGCCTCAGCGGCGATTCTCTCAAAGATGTCGTTGACAAAGCTGTTCATGATGGACATGGCCTTGCTGGACACACCGGTGTCGGGGTGCACCTGTTTCAACACTTTGTAGATGTAGATGCTGTAGGATTccctcctcttcctcctccttTTCTTGTCAGTCCCACGGTTGGCCTTTGCCTTGGTGGCGGCCTTCTTAGCTCCTTTCGATCCTGATGCTTTGGGTGCCATGATACTAATACGACGAGTGCCGATACGAGTAATGAGCGACGTTTTTCAATTTTTCCCTTTTATACCATCGCCCTCACAGGTAGGATCGAAACTTTAGCGTTGCGCCACACAAACACTCGAACCTCGCAGCTCTCTGAAAACACCCCCGACTTTTTCGCTCGCTACAGTTTCGATCCTACCTGTGGGTATAAAACGCTTCACGGCAACAAATTCTACTCATTTCTGCTATATCTGTTTACAGTAACTAGCCGAACATATCAAGATGTCTGGACGTGGTAAGGGAGGAAAAGTAAAGGGAAAGGCAAAGAGCCGATCATCCCGTGCCGGACTTCAGTTCCCAGTCGGACGTATCCACCGTCTGCTCCGCAAGGGAAACTATGCCGAGCGAGTTGGAGCCGGAGCACCAGTGTACTTGGCTGCTGTCCTCGAGTACTTAGCTGCTGAAGTTTTGGAATTGGCAGGAAACGCCGCCAGAGATAACAAGAAGACCAGGATCATCCCCCGTCATCTCCAGTTGGCCATCAGGAACGACGAGGAGTTGAACAAACTGCTGTCCGGTGTCACCATCGCACAGGGTGGTGTTCTGCCCAACATCCAGGCTGTTCTTCTCCCCAAGAAGACCCAGAAACCCGCCAAGTAGACGGTTCCAGTGTCATTCTGCACAAAcaaaaacggcccttttcagggccaCCCACTTTTCTCAAAAAGTGTTCATATGATATGCCTCGAAAACACGCAAATATCTTGTTGCTTATTTATCTATGTGttcaattatatacaattaGCTACTTAAAAACACACTGATTACATTTACatgtcaataaatattataattactcacatattacaacataacaacagaaaGTATACACACTGTGGTTACAGATAAAGCCACTTAGTGAATACAATATCCTAGCTAACATTCATTCATATTCGACTGCAGATCTAAAGATCGTACAATATACAACTAAAGGTATTTTCATTAGCACATTTCTGTAAAAACAAGTAATTTGTAGCTACAACCAAAGACACGTGAAACTGCGTATACAACAATAGTACAGACATAAAGATGCGTTAGAGAACATTTATTCTACATGTCACGTGAGGcgatttaaatgtaaattgaaataacatcattgaatccaaattaaaaacaaatcctAACTAGACAACATACTATGTCTGGCACCGTGTATATTTACGTATATCGCCTTGCCAGGTTGTCGCATATTATGTTAACTTCATACAGAAACTTGTATGTTTTAAAGGTGAACCTTTCATAGATGTAGATGcggtttgttgttgttttttttttgttttttttttcccctctCTTATTCACACGTGTGGAGTAAGTGTGTTTTGTGTGGCGTGTTATCATCTGGGTGTTACATGTAATTCTCCCTTTAGAAATATCAAATCAGATCAAAACAATACCTGTCCGAAAAATGATAATATCAATTTCGACAGGTGTCATAATAGTATGCAATTACCGATAATAATTAAACTGGTAATAGCAATCATTAAGATGACATGTTTTTCTTAGTGTGCGTGATCGTCGTGAACACAAGCCCAGGTAGGATTGAAAGTTGGCGGATTGTACATGCTTGAGGGCCAATGAAGGATTGTGGATAGCGTCCAATCAGAAACGTGTTTACATATCCTGTGCCCAATCGTGGCCATGATCTGTAACGGAGCGGGGAGCACAAAAATAGCTCTCTGAGTGCAGTTTTCATTCTACCGTTGAACTTCGACTGGTAAACATCAGAAATGGCTCGTACAAAGCAGACCGCCCGTAAATCCACTGGAGGCAAGGCCCCACGTAAACAGTTGGCTACCAAGGCCGCCCGTAAGAGCGCCCCAGCCACCGGAGGAGTAAAGAAACCTCACAGGTACAGGCCAGGAACAGTCGCTCTCCGTGAAATCCGTAGGTACCAGAAGAGCACCGAGCTCCTCATCAGGAAACTGCCATTCCAGCGTCTCGTCCGTGAAATCGCCCAGGATTTCAAGACCGACCTGAGGTTCCAGAGCTCTGCTGTTATGGCTCTTCAGGAGGCTAGCGAAGCTTACTTGGTCGGACTTTTCGAGGACACCAACCTGTGCGCCATCCACGCCAAGCGTGTCACCATCATGCCCAAGGATATCCAGCTGGCTCGCCGTATCCGCGGAGAACGTGCTTAAGCAGTACATCTGTACACTACTTCccaaaacggcccttttcagggccaCCAAAATTCCAAAAAAGTTCCACTTGCTCTCGAATTTACgctatcatacatacatacatacatacatacatacttactTACAATCAGATGGAAGTATAACCATCAACTTTATTATAGGAAttaaattcaatacaatattggAATTTTTAAATAGTAATATTATTACGATTGTGATTGGATAGATCAACAATTAAAACACGGAATTAGCATGTTTGCATAACACTAACAAATTACTGGTCAATTAATAAACAGATCGAGAGTCAACAACACAACTTGTAAGAAAACATCTGTATGACCTGGTATTAAAGTTTAGTGACATAATTTCTCGATTTACAAGTATATGACTTAATTTGCTAGGGTAACTTGCGATGCTTTACATGGATATGATGCGTTTGTGAGATATTATAGTGATTTGGAAGCGAGTATTTGTACATGAGTTTATTATTGGTGTTGGTTTTAAGAATATGAGTTGTATGTATTGCGAGGAAAAGTGGTAATAATTGAATAAtgaagcatatatatatgtaaataaatgataataaaaaaaaaaaaaagtaaataataatagGGGTTGGATGGGATTGTGTAGTGGATTACGGTTTAAGGtatgggggtggggtggggcgGGGATTATGGTTTGTGTTGGACGTGGGATTGGTTATCCGGCCGAGCGGAGCGAGGCCCGAAATTTTTGGGggtacatttttcatttttcaggaGTTAAAATTTTTCCGGAAATTCATTTCCATGCGCAGATACCATTACTTACTTCAAACTGCTTTATTTTACGTTTTTACAGCTTAATAGTGCACTATACggtttcatacatgtatttagcgCTTGATAAACTTATATACATTTCCATACATACACTTACACCGTTTAAAACTGATATACAGCTTTATACAATGCATTTACAGCTACAACAAACTTATATAcaacatgatacatgtacatacagaaGAATTAACTCATATACAGCCACCTACATTCAGTTAATGCTTAATATAATTCATACATGTTCTCGGCGATAAGTATAATCTAATAAAACTGAATAACTGATGGAATGCATTCAAATTGGTTACAAAATAACTATCTTGATAACAGTGAATATAGTTAAATGAATGCAGATTccacaaaatacaataacacATGAATTGAAAATTCTGTTAATTACACATATCATCCATTGACAATGCCAGATAATTCCTAattacattatatcattgttttctttaacaTTTCATGTCAAGTTTTAGTGCTTTAGTCGTATGTTTGATTACATTTCAGTTTTCTACTATTCACAGGTGCTATGTACACATGTGTCACTTTGCCTACAACACCACTATACAGTGTGTATGCCTGGCCGGGAATTATGACCAATGAAAACCGCGCTTACAAAAACGCACAGGTCTTCTCACACGGCCTAGACTTTGCTATAAAGACCTGGTCTGTGTGTGCCGAGTCATTTCAGTCACTGCTCGCAGTCTGTAAACATGTCTGGAAGAGGTAAAGGAGGAAAGGGACTCGGAAAGGGAGGTGCCAAGAGGCACAGGAAGGTGTTGCGTGATAACATCCAGGGTATCACCAAGCCCGCAATCCGTCGTCTGGCTCGACGAGGTGGTGTCAAACGTATCTCTGGACTCATCTACGAAGAGACCCGTGGTGTCCTTAAGGTTTTCCTTGAGAACGTCATCAGGGACGCTGTCACATACACCGAGCACGCCAAGAGGAAGACTGTCACAGCTATGGATGTTGTGTACGCTCTGAAGAGGCAAGGACGTACTCTGTACGGATTTGGCGGTTAAACCCAGAACGAACCCTgtcaacaaacaacacaaacggCCCTTTTTAGGGCCACCAAACTTCTCAAAAAGCTTCAATATCACTCGAAAATACGCAatctttgtttgtttctttattacaatttgtatttatgtACAACTGTAACTATTCAATTCTCATAAACACAAACAACTCACATGGGGTGATTAATAAAGACTACATCAATTACATTGTAC
This is a stretch of genomic DNA from Pecten maximus unplaced genomic scaffold, xPecMax1.1, whole genome shotgun sequence. It encodes these proteins:
- the LOC117320095 gene encoding histone H2B; this translates as MAPKASGSKGAKKAATKAKANRGTDKKRRRKRRESYSIYIYKVLKQVHPDTGVSSKAMSIMNSFVNDIFERIAAEASRLAHYNKRSTITSREIQTAVRLLLPGELAKHAVSEGTKAVTKYTSSK
- the LOC117320097 gene encoding histone H4, translated to MSGRGKGGKGLGKGGAKRHRKVLRDNIQGITKPAIRRLARRGGVKRISGLIYEETRGVLKVFLENVIRDAVTYTEHAKRKTVTAMDVVYALKRQGRTLYGFGG
- the LOC117320088 gene encoding histone H2A, producing MSGRGKGGKVKGKAKSRSSRAGLQFPVGRIHRLLRKGNYAERVGAGAPVYLAAVLEYLAAEVLELAGNAARDNKKTRIIPRHLQLAIRNDEELNKLLSGVTIAQGGVLPNIQAVLLPKKTQKPAK